In Psychrilyobacter piezotolerans, the genomic stretch CAAATCCTTTATCATCATTAAACCATTTAACTGTTCCTTTTAACATGTGTGTTACCTCCGTAAAATTTTAATACAGATAAGTTTTTCTTAAAATCCATTTAACTTTCAACCCTATTGAAGGGCTTCTCAACCAATGAAGCTCTTGTCTGACTCTCTGTTATTATTAATATAGCATCACAAATGTTATAAGAAGTAAAGTTTTATTACAATATCCTTAAAAGGGAAATTAAATAAACTAAATCTATTTGTCTTTTTTAAATTGTATTAAAGATCAGTAATAATAAAACTAACAACATCTTAAACAAAACTTAAACTTATTTGACAATCTATATTTAATAAGGAAGTATTATATATAAACTTAATTAAGGAGGTAGGTAAATGAGTTCAAAATTTGATGTTAAAGATCAAAGTGAAACGACTTGGTATAGATATATTACATCTACCAACAAAGCCCAAAAAGTAGAAGAAAGGTCTTAGAGTTTAAATTATACTTAAACCTTGGTTTAAATGGAAACCAGTAATATATATTTTGCAATTTAAAAAAAGGTTTTAACTTAATTGATGCATATATATTAATTAAGTTAAAACATTATATTATTTTTTTTTAAAAAATAGAATTTACGCACATTATAAGGAGAAGAATTTATGGAATGGAATGGTTATGATAAAAATACACTTGGTCTCTGTTATACTCTTAGGTGCCCACTAACTTGTGAGTTTTGTTGCTATGAATGTAACCCTCATCGAAATGAAAAGATGTCGATTGATCTTGCAAAAAAATTAATCAAAGAAGCTAGCCAGTCAGAACAATTTTCTTTGATTGCATTCACAGGTGGAGAAGTTCTTCTTTTTATAGAAGAAATCAAAATACTTGGTAACATAGCCAAAGAATACAATATGCCTTTTACCATTACTACATCTGGATATTGGGCTAAAGATTTTTCCACTACTCTAAAAATATTGAAAGATTTTAAGTCTTTAGGGTTAAAAACGTTAAATGTAAGCTATGACCCTTCACATGCTAAATTTGTAAATAAAAACAATATTTTTAATATTGTAAAAGCTGGAGAAGAAATAAATTTACATATTCAAGTCGCTGGAATTTACTTTTCTCTTGAAGATAATACAGAAAAATTTCTTCCTGAATTAATCGATTATAAATATACAGATCTTATTACGTCATATGTCAAAAATGTTGGTCGAGCATCAAAGCTTGATTTACCTATAAATAAATATGAGCCTATAGAAAATTGTTTTTGTTACAGTAGGGATCATTATGATTTGTTAGTTTGGTATGATGGTACCGTATATCCATGCTGTTCGACATTTAATACATCAATTCCTAATTTAATATTAGGTAATGCCTATAACATGAAACTTTCAGAGCTTTTATTAAAAGCTGAAGGAACTCTATTATTTAAAACACTTAAAAGACAAGGTTTTTCAAAGTTATATGATATTTTAGAAGAAAGAAATTATAATTTATTTAAAAAGCTCCCTAACCCTAATAGAATTATTGATCCGTGTAGTTTGTGTAGTGAAATTTTTAAAAATTGTGAGTTATCAAAGGACATAAAAAAAGAATTTGAAAAGTATGAAACTAATGAAATTGACTCACTATTAAGTTCCATGGTCGCATTAATTGGCGAAGAGAAAACTAAAAGCTTTATCATAAGTTGTACTAACAAAAAGGAGGTTCATAAATGAATGACTCAAAAGATTTAAAAGATTTAACAGTAAAATTAAAAAAAGACCCTGTAGCTAAAGAAAAATTTATTGCTGATATGTTAGTAGCTT encodes the following:
- a CDS encoding radical SAM protein; its protein translation is MEWNGYDKNTLGLCYTLRCPLTCEFCCYECNPHRNEKMSIDLAKKLIKEASQSEQFSLIAFTGGEVLLFIEEIKILGNIAKEYNMPFTITTSGYWAKDFSTTLKILKDFKSLGLKTLNVSYDPSHAKFVNKNNIFNIVKAGEEINLHIQVAGIYFSLEDNTEKFLPELIDYKYTDLITSYVKNVGRASKLDLPINKYEPIENCFCYSRDHYDLLVWYDGTVYPCCSTFNTSIPNLILGNAYNMKLSELLLKAEGTLLFKTLKRQGFSKLYDILEERNYNLFKKLPNPNRIIDPCSLCSEIFKNCELSKDIKKEFEKYETNEIDSLLSSMVALIGEEKTKSFIISCTNKKEVHK